A region from the Tigriopus californicus strain San Diego chromosome 9, Tcal_SD_v2.1, whole genome shotgun sequence genome encodes:
- the LOC131887135 gene encoding gamma-butyrobetaine dioxygenase-like — protein sequence MFRITEGIKFISCSGIRNWSLSCVNGLRFKIHENELELDDEKEFRSEKFPFVWLRDNCTCSQCFQPASKARFVLMKDLKLDVKPKTVDTHLDENEVKITWEDGHVSEFARDWLLARSFADEKVKQRLAEERGQDQKITWDASYIKNMKQHKFQDVMNCNESLLSWLQDLRLYGLTILNEMESHPKALRALLNRIGFPKSTHYGEEFSVIAKPDPNNLAYTNSSLGLHVDLPFYQYNPGIQFLHCVKQTDMSGGDNEFVDGFNLAGIIRRSHPKYWNLLTKLAINFWDRGSEQFSGEFYKYTSLPTFQLNAFGEVYRVNFNNQVRDNVMNIPLKDVKDLYEALMFLNDLAYDPQNMILYKLQAGECVIFDNQRILHGRRGYALEEGGHRYLQGGYMDWDEVNSKINVLRSSRIET from the exons ATGTTCAGGATAACGGAAGGAATTAAGTTCATTTCCTGTTCAGGTATTAGGAATTGGTCACTATCTTGTG TGAATGGGCTGCGATTCAAAATTCACGAGAACGAACTGGAACTGGACGATGAGAAGGAATTTCGGAGTGAAAAATTTCCATTTGTCTGGCTTCGCGACAATTGTACTTGTTCCCAATGTTTCCAACCCGCCTCAAAAGCCAGATTTGTGCTCATGAAGGACCTCAAGTTGGATGTGAAACCGAAAACAGTGGATACACATCTGGATGAGAACGAG GTCAAGATAACTTGGGAAGATGGGCATGTCAGCGAGTTTGCCCGAGATTGGCTTCTGGCACGATCCTTTGCGGATGAAAAGGTGAAGCAAAGGCTGGCAGAGGAGAGGGGCCAAGATCAAAAAATTACCTGGGATGCAAGTTacatcaaaaacatgaaacagCACAAGTTTCAAGATGTCATGAATTGCAACGAGAGCCTTTTATCGTGGCTGCAAG ATTTGCGGTTGTATGGACTCACCATCCTCAATGAGATGGAAAGCCATCCCAAAGCGTTGAGAGCTCTACTGAATCGAATTGGCTTTCCCAAGTCCACTCATTATGGCGAGGAGTTTTCTGTGATTGCCAAACCGGATCCCAACAACTTGGCATACACCAATAGCTCATTAGGACTTCATGTGGACCTACCCTTCTACCAATACAACCCGGGT ATTCAATTCCTTCATTGTGTTAAGCAGACAGACATGTCAGGGGGCGACAACGAGTTCGTGGACGGATTCAACCTGGCTGGGATCATTCGTCGCTCCcatccaaaatattggaatttgCTCACTAAGTTGGCCATCAACTTTTGGGATCGTGGGTCGGAACAATTCTCAGGAGAGTTTTACAAATACACTTCCCTTCCCACCTTTCA GCTGAACGCGTTCGGCGAAGTTTACCGTGTGAACTTCAACAACCAAGTTCGAGATAATGTTATGAACATTCCTCTGAAGGATGTCAAAGATCTGTACGAGGCACTCATGTTTCTCAACGATCTGGCCTATGATCCTCAGAACATGATATTGTACAAGTTGCAAGCAG GCGAGTGTGTCATCTTTGACAATCAACGCATACTCCATGGACGGCGAGGATATGCCCTCGAAGAAGGTGGTCACCGGTACCTCCAAGGAGGATACATGGACTGGGATGAGGTTAACAGCAAAATCAATGTACTCCGCTCGTCTCGCATCGAGACTTAG